Within the Streptomyces vilmorinianum genome, the region AAGGCCCCCCAGGACATCGAGCCGGAGTCGATGTCGGTCGAGGGCGGCGACGCCACGAGGCGGGGCCCGACCGAGGCCCTGCCCGAGTGCGTCAAGGCCGGTACGGGCCGCACGGACCCGGTGATCGCCTTCCAGAGGGGCGACTACCAGGGGACTCCTGCCTATCTCCTCGTCCTGCCGCACGCCGCCGAAGGCACCCAGGTGCAGGCCTACGTGCTGGACGCCTCCTGCGCCGACGCCGGCGGGAAGGGCAGGGCCGAGGTCCTGCTGACGCAGACCTACCCTCGCTCCTGAACTCGACGCCGTGCCGCGCGGCGGACTCGGGAATGCTCGCCCCGTAGGATCCGTTGGGTGGGGTGAGAGTCACCGATCCGACCGCCCCGTAGGCAGTAGGCAGTCTGCAGAGACGAGGAAGAAACCCGTGAGCGACGTCCGTAACGTGATCATCATCGGCTCCGGGCCCGCGGGTTACACCGCTGCGCTCTACACGGCGCGTGCGTCGCTGAAGCCGCTGGTCTTCGAGGGTGCAGTCACCGCTGGTGGCGCCCTGATGAACACGACCGACGTGGAGAACTTCCCCGGCTTCCGTGACGGCATCATGGGCCCCGACCTGATGGACAACATGCGCGCCCAGGCCGAGCGCTTCGGCGCCGAGCTGGTTCCCGACGACGTCGTCGCCGTGGACCTGACCGGCGAGATCAAGACCGTCACGGACACCGCCGGCACCGTGCACCGCGCGAAGGCCGTCATCGTCACCACCGGCTCCCAGCACCGCAAGCTCGGGCTGCCCAAGGAGGACGAGCTTTCCGGCCGCGGTGTCTCCTGGTGCGCCACCTGCGACGGGTTCTTCTTCAAGGACCAGGACATCGCCGTCGTCGGCGGCGGCGACACCGCGATGGAGGAGGCCACCTTCCTCTCGCGCTTCGCCAAGTCCGTCACGATCGTCCACCGCCGTGACTCCCTGCGTGCCTCCAAGGCGATGCAGGAGCGCGCCTTCGCCGACCCGAAGATCAAGTTCGCCTGGGACAGCGAGGTCGCCGAGATCCACGGCGAGCAGAAGCTCTCCGGTCTGACCCTGCGCAACACCAAGACGGGCGAGACCAGCGAGCTGCCGGTGACCGGTCTCTTCATCGCCGTGGGCCACGACCCGCGCACCGAGCTCTTCAAGGGCCAGCTGGAGCTGGACGAGGAGGGCTACCTCAAGGTCGACGCCCCGTCCACGCGGACGAACATCCCCGGTGTCTTCGGAGCCGGTGACGTCGTCGACCACACCTACCGCCAGGCGATCACCGCCGCCGGCACCGGCTGCTCCTCCGCGCTCGACGCCGAGCGCTTCCTGGCCGCCCTTGCCGACGGAGAGAAGCTCGCCGAGCCGGCGACGACCCCTGCGGTCTGACCCACCCGGCTGTCACCACCCCACACCCCGCGAAGTTAAGGAGGTCGCCGTGGCCGGCGCCCTGAAGAACGTGACCGACGCTTCCTTCGAGGACGACGTCCTCAAGAGCGACAAGCCCGTCCTGGTGGACTTCTGGGCCGCCTGGTGCGGACCGTGCCGCCAGATCGCCCCGTCGCTCGAGGCCATCGCCGCCGAGCACGGCGAGATCGAGGTTGTGAAGCTCAACATCGACGAGAACCCGGCCACGGCTGCCAAGTACGGCGTCATGTCGATCCCGACGCTGAACGTCTACCAGAACGGCGAGGTCGTGAAGACCATCGTCGGCGCCAAGCCGAAGGCCGCGATCCTCCGCGACCTGGCGGACTTCGTCTCCGACGAGGCCAAGGCCTGACGCCTCTGTTTCACGTGAAACACGGAACGGCCCGCCCCCTTCGGGGCGGGCCGTTCGTCATGAGCAGCGGCAGTGCTAGAGGGGTCGCAGAGCCGGTTCCTTCTGGACGGCGCCCAACAGCCGGTCCAGCGCCAGTTCGACGTCCTCCTTCCATGAGAGCGTCGTCCTGAGCTCCAGCCTCAACCGCGGATGAGCCGGGTGGTGCCGTACGGTCTTGAAGCCCACCGCCAGAAGGTGATCCGCCGGCAGCACACAGGCCGGCTCCTTCCACCGCGCATCGCCGAAGGCCTCGATCGCCTTGAACCCACGCCGCAACAGATCCTTGGCGACCGTCTGCACCATCGTCCGGCCGAGTCCCTGCCCCTGGTAACCCGGCATGATCCAGGCGGTCATCAACTGCACGGCGTCCGCGGAGACCGGACTCGTGGGGAAGGCCATCGAGCGCGGCACATACGCCGGAGGCGCGTACAGGACGAAGCCGACGGGGACTTCGTCGACATAGACGACCCGCCCGCAGGAGCCCCACTCCAGGAGCACCGCGGAGATCCAGGCTTCCTTCTCCAGCTCCGGCCGTCCCGCTTTGACAGCGGCCTCGCCGCTGACGGGGTCGAGCTCCCAGAAGACACAGGAACGACACCGCTTGGGGAGGTCCGGAAGGTTGTCCAACGTGAGCGGTACGAGCCGACGCCCCACGGCTGATCCTCGCTTCCCACAACCATCGCAGCACGGATACGCCCTCTCAGAATCGTATCGATGGGGCGATCAGGACGAAACCGCGTCAAGGCAAAGGGCGGACCGTGTCCCGGATTTCACCGGAGCACGGCCCGCCCTTGGGGACGCGGAGACGCAGAGAGCTCAGCCCTCGGCGCCGTCCTCGCTCTGCTCGGAGTTCGCCTGATCCATCACGCGCCCCTCACCGGGAGCCAGGGTCGACAGGATCCGGTCGAGATCCTCTATCGAGGCGAACTCGACGACGATCTTGCCCTTCTTCTGTCCCAGATCGACCTTCACCCGGGTCTCGAAGCGATCCGAGAGACGCGAGGCCAGATCCGTCAGTGCCGGGGAGACACGCGCCCCCGCCCTCGGGCCCTTCGGCTTCGTCGTGGCGGTGGGCTCGGAGCCCATCAGCGACACGATCTCCTCGACCGCACGCACCGAGAGCCCCTCGGCCACAATCCGGTACGCCAGCTTGTCCTGCGTCTCCGGGTCCTCCACGGAGAGCAGAGCGCGGGCATGGCCGGCCGACAGCACACCGGCCGCGACCCGTCGCTGCACCGGAGGCGACAGCCGCAGCAGACGCAGCGTGTTGGAGACCTGCGGGCGCGAACGCCCGATGCGGTCCGCCAGCTGGTCATGGGTGCAGTTGAAGTCCTTGAGCAGCTGGTCGTAGGCGGCCGCCTCTTCCAGCGGGTTCAGCTGCGCCCGGTGAAGGTTCTCCAGGAGGGCGTCGAGGAGAAGCTTGTCGTCCTCGGTGGCTCGAACGATCGCGGGGATTCGCTCCAGGCCGGCCTCACGGCACGCCCTCCAGCGCCGCTCACCCATGATGAGTTCGTAGCGCTCGGCGCCCAGCTGCCGCACGACCACGGGCTGGAGCAGACCGACCTCCTTGATGGAGGTGACCAGCTCCGCCAGAGCGTCCTCGTCGAAGACCTCACGCGGCTGGCGCGGGTTGGGCGTGATGAAGTCCAGCGGCAGCTCGGCGAAGTGAGCCACGGCGGGGGACTCCGGCTCCACGACCGGCGCGGCCTCGAGCACCGACCCCATCGGCATCACCGCGTCCGGGGACTGCGGACTCTGCGGCAGGGTCGCCAGCTTCGCGGCAGGTACCCCTCGGTCCGAGGGCAGAGCCGGAGCGGCTCCGGGGGAGGCGGAGCCCGCCCCCACGCCGACAGCCGGCGCCTGCCGCTCCTGGGGAGCAGCGGGGATCAGTGCCTGGAGCCCACGCCCCAACCCTCTACGTCGCTCGCTCACTGGATCCCCTCCGACATGCTGTGCTGGCTGTGCTGGTGGCCCACCTGGGTGTGCTGGGGATCGTAGTGAACCCCGACGCCCCGGAGCGCGATCTCACGGGCTGCCTCGAGATACGACAGCGAGCCACTGGAGCCCGGGTCGTAGGTGAGGACGGTCTGTCCGTAGCTCGGCGCCTCCGAGATACGCACGGACCTCGGGATGCTGGTCCGCAGCACCTCCTCGCCGAAGTGGCTGCGGACCTCGTCGGCGACCTGCGAGGCAAGCCTCGTCCGGCCGTCGTACATGGTGAGCAGGATCGTCGAGACATGCAGCGTGGGGTTGAGGTGCCCACGCACCAGGTCGACGTTCCGCAGGAGCTGACCCAGGCCCTCCAGCGCGTAGTACTCGCACTGAATCGGGATCAGCACCTCGGCCCCCGCCACCAGGGCGTTGACCGTCAGCAGGCCGAGCGAGGGCGGGCAGTCGATCAGGATGTAGTCCAGCGGCTGCTCATACGCCTGGATCGCTCGCTGCAGTCGACTCTCCCGTGCCACCAGCGACACCAGCTCGATCTCCGCACCGGCGAGATCGATGGTGGCGGGGGCACAGAAGAGACCTTCGACATCCTGGACGGGCTGCACCACGTCGGAGAGCGGCTTGCTCTCCACCAGAACGTCATAGATCGAGGGGACTTCGGCGTGGTGGTCGATACCCAGGGCCGTCGAAGCGTTGCCCTGCGGGTCGAGGTCGATGACCAGGACCCGCGCACCGTGCAGCGCCAGGGAGGCGGCAAGGTTGACCGTCGTGGTCGTTTTGCCCACTCCGCCCTTCTGGTTGGCCACCACCATCACGCGTGTCTGGGGAGGCCGGGGAAGACCCTCGCCGGCACGGCCCAGCGCCTCTACTGCCAGTTGGGCAGCACGACCAATGGGGGTGTCGTCCATCGGGGGCGGTGTTTCACGTGAAACATCCTCCCCCACCGATTCGGTTCGGGGACCGGGGACCGGATCGGTCATCGGTCCCGCGATGTTGGCGTTGGACCGCAAGGATTCACTCTCCTCGGCTTCAGGCTCGCGATGAACAGAGCCTGCCATGCTTTCGGGGTCGTGAACCAGCGAGGCCCGTGGTTCTGTGGGTGAATCCACCTCTGTGGACAATCCCGTACCCCTTGCGAGGGGTTTCGCGAGGGGTTTGCGGTCCCGGGGCGTGGCAGCCGCGCGGCCGCGGCTGATGATCCCCTGCAGCAGTGAGCGACGTTTCACGTGAAACACGATGCACGCGCCGCCGACCCAGGACCGCTCGACACTCCGAAATACGTACGTATGGCAGCTTGTACGGATCAGCGACGGCGGCGAGTCCTGCTGGGACGGGCGGCCTTGGCCCGCTTGGCGGCGAACCTCACACCGCCCGGGCTCTCGCCGACCTCCACCCGTACGACGGTCGACAAGGGGTCCACAATCCCCTCGCCAACCTGAAGCACTGTGGTCTCCACCACACCGAGCTTGGCGAGCGCGGCACGGGCGCCGTCGATCTCCTCCTCGGCGGTGTCGCCCTTGAGCGCCAGCATCTCTCCGTACGGACGCAGCAGCGGAACGCCCCAGCCGGCCAGCCGGTCCAGCGGCGCCACGGCACGCGCGGTGACCACGTGCACGGGCGGAAGCTTGCCGAGCATCTCCTCGGCGCGGCCGCGGACCACGGTCACATGGTCCAGGCCCAGCAGCTCCACGACCTCCTGCAGGAAGTTGGTACGGCGGAGCAGCGGCTCCAGGAGCGTGATCTTCAGGTCCGGGCGTACCAGGGCGAGCGGGATACCGGGCAGGCCGGCGCCCGAGCCGACATCGCACACGGTGACGCCCTCGGGCACCACCTCGGAGAGCACCGCGCAGTTCAGCAGGTGGCGCTCCCACAACCGGGGAACCTCGCGCGGGCCGATCAGCCCGCGCTTGACGCCCGCGTCCGCGAGGAGCTCCGCGTACCGGACGGCCTCCGGGAAGAACTCGCCGAATACCGTCCGCGCCTGCTCAGGCGCAGGGGGGAGCTCCGCTGCCTCCGTCACGGGAACCGTCCTTCCGCACCGCACACATAGGTGCGAGCGCACTGTGGTGGCTGACTATCAGGCTGACAAGATCGGCCCCGCCTGCGAGCAGACGGGGCCGACACTGCGAGAGGGGTCAGGCAGGGAGAACGACGACGAAGCGCTGCGGCTCCTCGCCCTCGGACTCGCTGCGCAGACCGGCGGCGGCGACCGCGTCGTGCACGACCTTGCGCTCGAACGGCGTCATCGGGTCCAGCTTGACCGGCTCACCGGTCGACTTCACCTCGGACGCGGCCTTGGCACCGATCTCGGCGAGCTCGGCACGCTTCTTGGCGCGGAACCCGGCGATGTCGAGCATCAGCCGGCTGCGGTCACCGGTCTCCCGGTGCACGGCCAGGCGCGTCAGCTCCTGAAGAGCCTCCAGCACCTCGCCGTCGCGGCCCACAAGCTTCTGCAGGTCGCGGCTGCTCGAGTCGCTGACGATCGAGACCGCGGCGCGGTCCGCCTCGACGTCCATGTCGATGTCGCCGTCGAGGTCGGCGATGTCGAGCAGACCCTCGAGGTAGTCGGCCGCGATCTCACCCTCCTGCTCCAGGCGGGTCAGGGTGTCGCCACCCTCGGCGGCGGCGGTGGTGGTGCCTTCCGTCACGGATGGACTCCTTCTACTTCTTGGACGACGGGTGCTTGGGGCGCTGCTGGCCCTTGCG harbors:
- a CDS encoding AAA family ATPase, producing the protein MAGSVHREPEAEESESLRSNANIAGPMTDPVPGPRTESVGEDVSRETPPPMDDTPIGRAAQLAVEALGRAGEGLPRPPQTRVMVVANQKGGVGKTTTTVNLAASLALHGARVLVIDLDPQGNASTALGIDHHAEVPSIYDVLVESKPLSDVVQPVQDVEGLFCAPATIDLAGAEIELVSLVARESRLQRAIQAYEQPLDYILIDCPPSLGLLTVNALVAGAEVLIPIQCEYYALEGLGQLLRNVDLVRGHLNPTLHVSTILLTMYDGRTRLASQVADEVRSHFGEEVLRTSIPRSVRISEAPSYGQTVLTYDPGSSGSLSYLEAAREIALRGVGVHYDPQHTQVGHQHSQHSMSEGIQ
- a CDS encoding GNAT family N-acetyltransferase yields the protein MGRRLVPLTLDNLPDLPKRCRSCVFWELDPVSGEAAVKAGRPELEKEAWISAVLLEWGSCGRVVYVDEVPVGFVLYAPPAYVPRSMAFPTSPVSADAVQLMTAWIMPGYQGQGLGRTMVQTVAKDLLRRGFKAIEAFGDARWKEPACVLPADHLLAVGFKTVRHHPAHPRLRLELRTTLSWKEDVELALDRLLGAVQKEPALRPL
- the rsmG gene encoding 16S rRNA (guanine(527)-N(7))-methyltransferase RsmG, which encodes MTEAAELPPAPEQARTVFGEFFPEAVRYAELLADAGVKRGLIGPREVPRLWERHLLNCAVLSEVVPEGVTVCDVGSGAGLPGIPLALVRPDLKITLLEPLLRRTNFLQEVVELLGLDHVTVVRGRAEEMLGKLPPVHVVTARAVAPLDRLAGWGVPLLRPYGEMLALKGDTAEEEIDGARAALAKLGVVETTVLQVGEGIVDPLSTVVRVEVGESPGGVRFAAKRAKAARPSRTRRRR
- the trxA gene encoding thioredoxin, giving the protein MAGALKNVTDASFEDDVLKSDKPVLVDFWAAWCGPCRQIAPSLEAIAAEHGEIEVVKLNIDENPATAAKYGVMSIPTLNVYQNGEVVKTIVGAKPKAAILRDLADFVSDEAKA
- a CDS encoding protein jag → MTEGTTTAAAEGGDTLTRLEQEGEIAADYLEGLLDIADLDGDIDMDVEADRAAVSIVSDSSSRDLQKLVGRDGEVLEALQELTRLAVHRETGDRSRLMLDIAGFRAKKRAELAEIGAKAASEVKSTGEPVKLDPMTPFERKVVHDAVAAAGLRSESEGEEPQRFVVVLPA
- a CDS encoding ParB/RepB/Spo0J family partition protein, with the translated sequence MSERRRGLGRGLQALIPAAPQERQAPAVGVGAGSASPGAAPALPSDRGVPAAKLATLPQSPQSPDAVMPMGSVLEAAPVVEPESPAVAHFAELPLDFITPNPRQPREVFDEDALAELVTSIKEVGLLQPVVVRQLGAERYELIMGERRWRACREAGLERIPAIVRATEDDKLLLDALLENLHRAQLNPLEEAAAYDQLLKDFNCTHDQLADRIGRSRPQVSNTLRLLRLSPPVQRRVAAGVLSAGHARALLSVEDPETQDKLAYRIVAEGLSVRAVEEIVSLMGSEPTATTKPKGPRAGARVSPALTDLASRLSDRFETRVKVDLGQKKGKIVVEFASIEDLDRILSTLAPGEGRVMDQANSEQSEDGAEG
- the trxB gene encoding thioredoxin-disulfide reductase; translated protein: MSDVRNVIIIGSGPAGYTAALYTARASLKPLVFEGAVTAGGALMNTTDVENFPGFRDGIMGPDLMDNMRAQAERFGAELVPDDVVAVDLTGEIKTVTDTAGTVHRAKAVIVTTGSQHRKLGLPKEDELSGRGVSWCATCDGFFFKDQDIAVVGGGDTAMEEATFLSRFAKSVTIVHRRDSLRASKAMQERAFADPKIKFAWDSEVAEIHGEQKLSGLTLRNTKTGETSELPVTGLFIAVGHDPRTELFKGQLELDEEGYLKVDAPSTRTNIPGVFGAGDVVDHTYRQAITAAGTGCSSALDAERFLAALADGEKLAEPATTPAV